Proteins encoded by one window of Microplitis mediator isolate UGA2020A chromosome 1, iyMicMedi2.1, whole genome shotgun sequence:
- the LOC130670973 gene encoding dynactin subunit 1 isoform X1, which yields MSCKIGARVEIVGKDCQGCIAYIGHPSFATGKWIGVILDEPKGKNNGTVKGQSYFKCSENHGMFVRQSQLIILDDSGNKVDTGLSTSTNISTPDEAGAARARSRLTSTSVRRRNESSVSRLSLTGSRTQLSFPSPESSAGSQHERKETSESGIPVPTTIKRASFVEKSPSKSLSPGKKPKAEDDRNNTGFVETLKPNFVPGQVMAGSISSTLGSSGFGSNTVEEKLSHLQLVQENDNLKAQVNDLNEKVETLRVKRMQDKEKMKEFEKTKLQVEQLLEFKSKVMESQASLQRELQRTRQELRETQLAKSTYQEEMADLAETVEMATLDKEMAEEKAETLQIELEQLKEKLEEKTLDLEILRNEMSEQISGSSASGGKGLSSYEMKQLEQQNIRLKETLVKMRDLSAHEKHEFQKIQKDLDQKKSEILELGRTKEKLSARVEEMEHQIADLQEQVDAALGAEEMVEMLGEKKMLLEERVNDLEEAVADLEALQDMSDQLAESSKELELELREELDLALGSARDAQRHRDAALETLADRELTIAKFRELTNRLQEQYQQLQNRMQSTESVYSGTRGTDQQLAEILDFQKTFAETRAQTKAVDLELRRLDIEEARTHVKYLLLFMPPAFLTRGGDHDAIMTLLLIPRMIQKTEILISQMRDKYQTVDNVDRSSLVKGHLVAQYIFRSSLCGHIYALQTVLGAFESTLNVCSPETLLKVGAAYPEMVAQEKAVDSLIYLAKKDQLDENVSTEAIEKCCVYFGTMFSVLFDDSSVANQPKMVVNGTKTLGNICDALTVEAISIKTLLDGDGGDIGLLCQHIETTCEVIQQHLSSARRRVPRDQISSSGTCAAINLGLDKDWLRQFVNCYQNAVKVTKTLQDLLKSAIQTIIANGDLDHGINAHKFKEMAAMSSEKIYDTDDLGPISTLKSSLVIVQQMAADLAQKMVECENEIITVRQTSVNQSSAIDGNPESASPISLRAQTTRKEFEETKNLARKLETKDVDIREVKLALREKQEELSEMLLRKELAEKRLANQQHDHELTVEKLKRKLEEALNQLKRKEKEFEETMDHLQTDIDSLESEKGQLKEKLKSLGKKVTTPVVGIPSPGGRSDNNFLSGSNENNLMSGVPIAFDNRLLVQEISALKEALVNENRLKSKLIAESLKKKMNDLNPLSKPFAHEYSDSSIESLQEKRLELLKDLHNIMLYNAIPDLSKNSQSDTKNIILEKSTPAYEFIKRKLLLKELTERMQNLTNEVYQTSVTKAMGARVSTNFSVFPSRKMVSAMQEKNSVLAAQVNIPCSGPSQVHNIKIGTEDLRKVHSLLCY from the exons ATGTCATGTAAAATTGGAGCAAGAGTTGAAATTGTTGGAAAAGATTGTCAAGGATGTATTGCTTATATAGGCCACCCGTCTTTCGCGACAGGGAAATGGATTGGAGTGATATTGGATGAGCCAAAAGGGAAAAACAATGGAACAGTTAAAGGTCAATCGTACTTTAAG tgTTCCGAAAATCATGGAATGTTCGTCCGCCAAAGTCAGTTGATAATTCTTGATGACTCAGGAAACAAAGTAGACACAGGCCTGTCAACCAGTACTAATATTTCTACTCCAGATGAAGCTGGTGCTGCTAGGGCTCGCAGCCGACTTACcag CACAAGTGTACGTAGAAGAAATGAATCATCTGT tTCTCGTTTGTCATTAACTGGCAGTCGAACACAATTGAGTTTTCCCAGCCCAGAAAGTTCAGCAGGATCACAACATGAACGTAAAGAGACTAGTGAATCCGGAATACCTGTTCCTACTACAATTAAACGTGCCTCTTTTGTTGAG AAATCCCCTAGCAAGAGTTTGTCTCCTGGCAAAAAGCCAAAGGCTGAAGATGATCGcaataat accGGTTTTGTGGAGACACTGAAACCAAATTTTGTACCTGGGCAAGTCATGGCCGGTTCGATATCTTCAACTTTGGGATCATCAGGTTTCGGGTCAAATACCGTAGAAGAAAAACTCAGTCATTTGCAATTAGTACAGGAAAATGACAACTTGAAAGCTCag GTAAATGAtcttaatgaaaaagttgaaactTTACGGGTTAAAAGAATGCAAGACAAAGAAAAGATGAAGGAGTTTGAGAAAACAAAACTTCAAGTCGAGCAACTGTTGGAATTCAAATCTAAAGTGATGGAAAGTCAA GCAAGTCTTCAAAGAGAACTCCAACGTACTAGGCAAGAGTTACGTGAAACGCAGCTAGCAAAAAGTACTTATCAAGAAGAAATGGCTGATCTTGCGGAAACGGTTGAAATGGCGACGCTGGATAAAGAAATGGCCGAAGAAAAAGCCGAGACTCTGCAAATTGAATTGGAACAATTGAAAGAAAAACTAGAGGAAAAGACACTCGATCTAGAAATTTTACGTAACGAAATGTCTGAacag atTAGCGGAAGTAGTGCGTCTGGTGGGAAAGGACTTTCATCGTATGAAATGAAACAGTTAGAACAGCAAAATATTCGACTCAAAGAAACTTTGGTAAAAATGCGAGATTTGTCGGCCCATGAAAAACAcgagtttcaaaaaattcaaaaagatCTCGATCAAAAGAAATCTGAAATATTGGAATTGGGAAGAACTAAAGAGAAGTTATCTGCTAGGGTTGAAGAAATGGAACATCAAATAGCAGATCTACAAGAACAG gtTGATGCAGCTTTAGGCGCTGAAGAAATGGTTGAAAtgcttggtgaaaaaaaaatgctcctTGAAGAACGAGTTAATGATTTAGAAGAAGCAGTTGCTGATTTAGAAGCTCttcaa GATATGTCTGATCAATTGGCAGAATCTTCAAAAGAATTAGAGCTTGAACTTCGAGAAGAATTGGATTTGGCATTAGGTTCAGCTCGAGATGCACAGCGGCATCGCGATGCTGCATTAGAAACTCTAGCAGATCGTGAATTGACCATCGCCAAATTTAGAGAACTTACTAACCGTTTACAAGAACAGTATCAACAGTTACAAAACCGTATGCAGTCAACTGAATCCGTATACTCGGGTACTCGAg GAACTGATCAACAACTCGCTGAAATTTTGGACTTCCAAAAGACATTTGCAGAAACTCGTGCCCAAACTAAAGCAGTCGATCTTGAATTACGTCGCTTAGACATTGAGGAAGCTCGCActcatgttaaatatttacttctaTTTATGCCACCAGCTTTTCTAACTCGAGGAGGTGATCATGATGCGATAATGACACTTCTTCTGATTCCTagaatgattcaaaaaactgaaattttaatttcacaaaTGAGGGATAAATATCAAACTGTTGATAATGTTGATAG ATCTTCATTAGTAAAAGGCCACTTGGTCGCACAGTACATATTCAGATCTTCTCTTTGTGGTCATATCTATGCTTTGCAAACAGTGCTTGGCGCTTTCGAGTCAACTCTTAACGTCTGCTCACCAGAAACTTTGTTGAAAGTCGGTGCCGCGTATCCAGAGATGGTGGCCCAAGAGAAAGCTGTAGACTCATTAATTTATCTTGCTAAGAAAGATCAATTAGATGAAAACGTTTCAACGGAAGCTATAGAAAAATGCTGCGTTTATTTCGGAACCATGTTTTCTGTTCTGTTTGATGATAGTTCGGTGGCCAATCAACCGAAAATGGTCGTCAATGGAACGAAAACACTTGGAAATATTTGTGATGCTTTGACTGTAGAAGCAATTTCTATCAAGACACTTTTAGACGGCGACGGTGGTGATATtg GCCTTTTGTGTCAACACATTGAAACAACTTGCGAAGTTATCCAACAACATTTGAGTTCAGCAAGAAGGCGCGTTCCTCGTGATCAAATATCTAGTAGTGGAACATGCGCTGCTATAAATTTAGGGCTAGACAAAGATTGGCTTCGTCAGTTTGTTAATTGCTATCAAAATGCTGTCAAAGTCACTAAAACACTTCAAGATTTATTAAAGAGTGCAATCCAAACAATTATTGCCAATGGAG acttaGATCACGGCATCAATGcacataaatttaaagaaatggCTGCAATGTcgagtgaaaaaatttatgacactGATGATTTAGGGCCGATTTCAACATTAAAATCAAGCTTAGTAATTGTCCAACAAATGGCAGCTGATTTGGCTCAGAAAATGGTAGAGTGTGAGAATGAAATAATAACAGTTCGACAGACGTCAGTTAATCAATCATCAGCAATTGATGGAAACCCAGAAAGTGCATCTCCAATCAGCTTACGAGCTCAGACTactcgaaaagaatttgaAGAAACGAAGAATCTCGCAag AAAATTAGAGACAAAAGATGTTGATATACGGGAAGTAAAACTGGCGCTCCGTGAGAAACAAGAAGAACTTTCAGAGATGTTGTTAAGAAAAGAATTGGCTGAAAAACGTCTCGCAAATCAACAACATGATCACGAGCTTACTGTTGAAAAGCTCAAAAGAAAGTTAGAAGAAGCCTTGAATCAATTGAAACGCAAAGAAAAAGAATTCGAAGAAACTATGGATCACTTGCAGACGGACATCGATAGTCTCGAATCTGAGAAAGGTCAATTGAAAGAGAAGTTAAAATCTCTTGGTAAAAAGGTCACAACACCTGTAGTTGGAATCCCTTCACCAGGCGGTAGGTCAGACAATAACTTCTTGTCTGGAAGCAATGAAAATAATCTTATGTCGGGAGTTCCAATCGCTTTTGACAACAGATTATTAGTGCAAGAGATTTCAGCATTAAAAGAAGCCCTGGTAAATGAAAACCGATTGAAAAGTAAACTTATAGCAGAATcgcttaagaaaaaaatgaatgatttgAATCCTCTTTCTAAGCCTTTCGCGCATGAGTATTCTGATTCCAGTATCGAATCATTACAAGAAAAACGGCTTGAGTTGCTCAAG gACCTGCACAACATTATGTTATATAATGCGATTCCAGACTTGAGTAAGAACTCACAATCTGACacgaaaaatattatacttgaAAAATCAACTCCTGCATATGAATTCATAAAACGTAAACTACTTCTAAAAGAGTTGACTGAACGCATGCAGAATCTAacg aatgaaGTTTATCAAACAAGTGTAACAAAGGCAATGGGCGCAAGAGTTTCGACAAACTTTTCAGTATTTCCCAGCCGTAAAATGGTTTCCGCAATGCAAGAGAAAAATAGTGTACTTGCAGCCCAAGTAAATATCCCATGCTCTGGACCAAGTCAAGTACATAATATCAAAATAGGTACCGAAGACTTACGAAAAGTCCATTCACTTCTATGTTAttga